A single region of the Biomaibacter acetigenes genome encodes:
- a CDS encoding bifunctional 5,10-methylenetetrahydrofolate dehydrogenase/5,10-methenyltetrahydrofolate cyclohydrolase — protein sequence MVQILSGKAVAQKLKQDITVEIDILKSKGVIPTLGIVLVGDEEDSLSYANSAKKRCETLGAGCNIFKFPAGINQDDLEKKILELNENRDIHGYIIMKPLPSQINEKRIAEIIDPAKDIDCMTPKNIAKVFAGDNTGFSPCTARAVMEILNFYQIPIEGKRAVIIGRSMVVGRPLSMMLLKQNATVTICHTRTRDLAKEAKRADILIAAAGKAEMVTKDMVSPGTVVIDVGINFKDGRMVGDVLYEEVEKLASAITPVPGGVGSVTTMVLLKQLVETCRK from the coding sequence ATGGTGCAAATTCTGAGCGGCAAGGCTGTGGCACAAAAACTGAAGCAGGATATAACGGTTGAAATTGATATATTAAAATCAAAGGGTGTTATTCCCACCCTGGGTATCGTGCTGGTGGGGGACGAGGAAGATTCTCTTTCCTACGCCAATAGTGCAAAAAAGCGCTGCGAGACTCTGGGAGCGGGCTGCAATATCTTTAAATTTCCGGCGGGCATAAACCAAGATGACTTAGAAAAAAAGATACTGGAATTAAATGAAAACAGGGATATTCACGGGTACATCATCATGAAGCCCCTGCCTTCTCAGATTAATGAAAAGCGGATTGCAGAAATTATTGACCCTGCAAAAGACATAGACTGTATGACCCCTAAAAACATAGCTAAAGTCTTTGCTGGCGATAATACCGGTTTTTCGCCATGTACCGCCCGGGCAGTTATGGAAATATTGAATTTTTATCAAATACCCATTGAAGGAAAGCGGGCGGTCATCATCGGCAGGAGCATGGTGGTAGGAAGGCCGCTTTCCATGATGCTTCTAAAACAAAATGCCACAGTCACCATATGCCATACCAGGACCAGAGATCTTGCAAAAGAGGCAAAGCGGGCGGATATCTTGATAGCCGCCGCCGGAAAAGCCGAAATGGTGACAAAGGATATGGTTAGCCCCGGGACTGTAGTAATAGACGTGGGCATAAACTTCAAAGATGGCAGGATGGTAGGAGACGTCCTGTATGAAGAAGTGGAGAAACTGGCCTCTGCCATAACACCCGTTCCAGGGGGAGTCGGTTCTGTCACCACCATGGTACTTTTAAAGCAGCTCGTGGAAACCTGCCGGAAGTAA
- a CDS encoding sodium ion-translocating decarboxylase subunit beta, whose protein sequence is MLDQIINFIKTTGFVNITIQQSIMLLISCILLYLAIVKKYEPLLLVPISFGMLLANIPLANLMQKGGFLYWIYQGVELDIYPPLIFLGVGAMTDFGPLIAYPKSLLLGAAAQFGVFTTFLGATLLGFNFKEAASIGIIGGADGPTAIFLSSKLAPHLLGAIAVSAYSYMALVPIIQPPIMRLLTTKKERMVTMEQLRPVSKTEKIIFPIIVTILASFLVPPATALIGCLMLGNLFRECGVVERLSKTAQNELINIITIFLGTTVGATASAENFLRIQTIEILLLGLAAFAMGTAGGVLLGKLMYVLSGGKVNPLIGSAGVSAVPMAARVSQVVAQKDKPGNFILMHAMGPNVAGVIGTAIVAGVLLSLYGG, encoded by the coding sequence TTGCTAGACCAAATAATAAATTTCATTAAAACCACCGGATTTGTAAATATAACCATCCAACAATCAATAATGCTATTAATATCCTGTATCCTGCTTTACCTTGCCATAGTAAAAAAATATGAACCGCTGCTGCTGGTGCCCATAAGCTTCGGCATGCTCCTGGCCAACATCCCTCTGGCCAACCTCATGCAAAAAGGAGGATTTCTGTACTGGATATACCAGGGCGTAGAACTTGATATTTACCCACCCCTCATCTTTTTGGGAGTAGGTGCCATGACCGATTTCGGCCCCCTCATCGCCTACCCCAAGAGCCTGCTTCTTGGAGCCGCCGCCCAGTTTGGCGTATTTACCACATTCCTGGGAGCAACACTATTGGGGTTTAACTTCAAAGAGGCAGCATCCATAGGAATAATAGGCGGAGCCGATGGCCCTACCGCCATATTCCTTTCAAGCAAACTTGCCCCCCACCTGCTGGGAGCCATAGCCGTATCGGCATATTCATACATGGCCCTGGTACCCATAATACAGCCTCCCATCATGCGCCTTTTAACCACCAAAAAAGAGCGCATGGTAACCATGGAACAATTAAGACCCGTTTCCAAAACCGAAAAGATAATATTCCCCATAATAGTTACAATTCTTGCCAGCTTCCTGGTCCCGCCGGCTACCGCACTAATAGGCTGCCTCATGCTGGGAAATCTCTTTAGAGAATGTGGAGTCGTTGAGAGACTCTCAAAGACTGCCCAGAATGAGCTTATCAACATCATCACCATATTCCTGGGCACTACCGTCGGAGCTACAGCCAGTGCCGAAAACTTCCTGAGAATACAAACCATTGAAATACTGCTCTTAGGTCTTGCAGCCTTTGCCATGGGGACGGCAGGCGGAGTGCTTCTGGGAAAACTCATGTATGTATTATCCGGAGGGAAAGTAAACCCCTTGATCGGTTCTGCCGGAGTTTCGGCAGTGCCTATGGCTGCCCGGGTTTCCCAGGTTGTAGCCCAGAAAGATAAGCCCGGCAACTTCATACTGATGCACGCCATGGGTCCCAATGTGGCGGGGGTTATAGGGACTGCTATAGTGGCAGGAGTTTTGCTGTCGCTGTACGGTGGTTGA
- a CDS encoding LysE family transporter, with translation MNLSSIFITAFLVGLSGAMMPGPLVTIALNESLKSGLGANLLVSSGHALMEALLVLVLALGLGSMLNQPFIMGFIGIIGSLFLFKMTFDMIRDVHLGKISLDMKASPGSSRNFGPGLSGIFATISNPYWFLWWVTIGSNYVALSLKNGMAGILSFYFGHILSDFSWLFIVGIMVVTGKKFISDTVYRSLILIMGVFLGILSMYFLYSGIKFLS, from the coding sequence GTGAATCTTTCATCAATTTTTATTACCGCCTTTCTTGTAGGATTATCCGGAGCCATGATGCCAGGACCTCTAGTCACCATAGCCCTCAATGAGTCGCTAAAAAGTGGCCTTGGAGCCAATCTACTGGTGTCATCAGGCCACGCCCTCATGGAAGCCCTTCTGGTACTGGTGCTGGCTTTAGGCCTAGGAAGTATGCTTAACCAACCTTTTATTATGGGATTTATTGGCATCATAGGCTCCCTTTTTCTTTTCAAAATGACCTTTGATATGATCCGGGATGTACACCTGGGTAAAATAAGCCTTGATATGAAAGCATCCCCCGGTTCATCCCGCAACTTCGGCCCTGGCCTTTCGGGGATTTTTGCCACCATCTCCAACCCTTACTGGTTTCTGTGGTGGGTGACCATCGGGTCAAATTATGTGGCTCTCTCATTAAAAAATGGCATGGCCGGAATTTTATCTTTTTATTTCGGCCATATCCTCTCGGACTTCTCCTGGCTTTTCATAGTCGGCATAATGGTAGTTACCGGAAAAAAATTCATAAGCGATACGGTATACCGTAGTCTGATATTAATAATGGGCGTCTTTTTGGGGATATTGTCAATGTATTTCCTGTACTCAGGGATAAAATTCCTGTCCTGA
- a CDS encoding GGDEF domain-containing protein, which translates to MQNRVMIGLLLYMLMIGIAYGVIFHAIVMPLFNGQLLHCIFMGIIFSFINYAIAHKYYKRYSSLKEENIILRDNIKVDKLTGLLNRRAFDSDIKRIEKSELYSVVFVDIDNFREFNNKFGHQVGDAVLQNVCKVIKSNIRSKDKVYRYGGEEIVIILRDCNKNNAISISEKIRHSISILDNSPFPNITVSMGVASNIEDGYTINDIIRAADFALLAAKNKGKNCVVGYTKQSITRISNKKYIKTDEKTRII; encoded by the coding sequence GTGCAAAATAGGGTAATGATTGGACTGCTTTTATATATGCTAATGATAGGGATAGCGTATGGTGTAATATTCCATGCGATAGTTATGCCTTTATTTAACGGACAATTATTACACTGCATATTTATGGGAATTATTTTTAGTTTTATTAATTATGCTATTGCGCATAAGTACTATAAAAGATATTCTTCGTTAAAAGAAGAAAATATTATTTTGAGGGATAATATTAAAGTTGATAAACTAACAGGTCTATTAAATAGAAGAGCATTTGATAGTGATATCAAAAGAATTGAAAAAAGTGAATTATATTCAGTAGTTTTTGTAGACATAGATAATTTTAGAGAATTTAACAATAAGTTTGGTCACCAAGTCGGTGATGCTGTTTTGCAAAATGTTTGTAAAGTTATAAAGTCCAATATAAGAAGTAAAGATAAGGTGTATAGATATGGAGGAGAAGAAATAGTAATTATATTAAGAGATTGTAATAAAAATAATGCTATAAGTATTAGCGAGAAGATTCGACACAGTATAAGCATTTTAGATAATTCGCCTTTTCCTAATATTACTGTTTCAATGGGAGTAGCAAGCAATATTGAGGATGGCTACACTATTAACGACATAATTAGAGCGGCGGATTTTGCTTTGTTGGCTGCAAAGAATAAAGGGAAGAATTGTGTAGTAGGATATACTAAACAAAGTATAACCCGGATCAGTAATAAAAAATATATAAAAACTGATGAAAAAACAAGAATAATATAG